In Nycticebus coucang isolate mNycCou1 chromosome 9, mNycCou1.pri, whole genome shotgun sequence, the following are encoded in one genomic region:
- the WDR20 gene encoding WD repeat-containing protein 20 isoform X12, with translation MATEGGGKEMNEIKTQFTTREGLYKLLPHSEYSRPNRVPFNSQGSNPVRVSFVNLNDQSGNGDRLCFNVGRELYFYIYKGVRKTIP, from the coding sequence ATGGcgacggagggaggagggaaggagatgaaCGAGATTAAGACCCAATTCACAACCCGGGAAGGTCTGTACAAGCTGCTGCCGCACTCGGAGTACAGCCGGCCCAACCGGGTGCCCTTCAACTCGCAGGGATCCAACCCCGTCCGCGTCTCCTTCGTAAACCTCAACGACCAGTCTGGCAACGGCGACCGCCTCTGCTTCAATGTGGGCCGGGAGCTCTACTTCTATATCTACAAGGGGGTCCGCAAG